From a region of the Arvicanthis niloticus isolate mArvNil1 chromosome 6, mArvNil1.pat.X, whole genome shotgun sequence genome:
- the Anks3 gene encoding ankyrin repeat and SAM domain-containing protein 3 isoform X1: MSELSDESSEPELLNRSLSMWHGLGAQVSREELDVPLDLHTAASIGQYEVVKECVQRRELDLNKKNGGGWTPLMYASYIGHDTIVHLLLEAGVSVNVPTPEGQTPLMLASSCGNESIAYFLLQQGAELEMKDIQGWTALFHCTSAGHQQMVKFLLESGANANVREPVYGFTPLMEAAASGHEIIVQYFLNHGVKVDTRDHSGATAPMLARQYGHMKIVALMEAHSPLLPKSLYRSPEKYEDLSSSDESWPVPQRQRPCRKKGLSIHEGPRALARITAIGLGGKTPTSYEQLPPRGYVTFTSSDENTMEGEGLCYRDVTSPINERDVESSSSSSREEPTFCASLGPVWRSSSSDGLARAQGLSSEASIESNEDSDHARKSSVRKQTRSYLKNKSRHSNSDGHWPSSTGTACTPGSEPQTEKSPYSGPQDLATLLEQIGCLKYLQVFEEQDVDLRIFLTLTESDLKEIGITLFGPKRKMTSAIARWHSSARPPSDALELAYADRLEAEMQELAIQLHKCCEETEALRGQVSQEQELRAVVESCLLEQDSARKDIHAQLQEAQTLAQDAALVLDQLRACQAELSARVRQHHFPSEATQNSPFLPADSKGWPIPLQALSLPELSGVLEDHVHEMGIMLCNTEPGETTDAEWEEMAGILTMKDDSDVG; the protein is encoded by the exons ATGTCTGAGCTCAGCGATGAATCCAGCGAGCCGGAGCTCCTGAACCGCAGCTTGTCCATGTGGCATGGGCTTGGTGCACAGGTCAGCAGAGAGGAGCTGGATGTCCCCTTGGATCTTCACACAGCTGCCTCCATTGGCCAGTATGAGGTGGTGAAAGAGTGTGTGCAGCG GAGAGAGTTAGATTTGAATAAGAAGAATGGTGGTGGCTGGACCCCGCTGATGTATGCCTCCTACATTGGACACGATACCATTGTTCACTTGCTGCTTGAGGCAGGCGTGAGTGTGAATGTGCCAACCCCAGAAGGACAGACTCCACTGATGCTGGCCTCTAGCTGTGGCAACGAGAGCATCGCCTACTTTCTGCTTCAG CAAGGTGCAGAACTTGAGATGAAAGACATCCAGGGCTGGACCGCACTCTTCCACTGTACCAGTGCCGGCCACCAGCAGATGGTCAAGTTTCTTCTGGAGAGTGGAGCTAATGCCAACGTGAG GGAGCCTGTGTATGGATTCACTCCTTTGATGGAAGCAGCTGCCTCTGGCCATGAGATAATTGTGCAGTATTTTCTGAACCAT GGAGTCAAAGTGGACACGAGAGACCACAGTGGAGCCACAGCCCCGATGCTAGCCAGGCAGTATGGTCACATGAAGATTGTGGCCTTGATGGAAGCTCACTCACCTCTACTGCCGAAGAGCCTCTACCGTAGCCCAG AAAAATATGAAGATCTGAGCTCTTCAGATGAGTCCTGGCCTGTTCCTCAACGCCAGAGGCCCTGTCGAAAGAAGGGCCTCAGTATCCACGAAGGGCCACGTGCCCTGGCCAGGATCACAGCTATTGGACTTGGAGGCAAGACTCCAACCAGCTATG AGCAACTTCCTCCACGGGGCTATGTGACCTTCACCAGCAGTGATGAGAATACCATGGAAGGCGAGGGCCTCTGCTACCGCGATGTCACTTCCCCCATCAATGAACGGGATGtggagagcagcagcagcagcagccggg AGGAACCCACTTTCTGTGCCAGTCTTGGGCCTGTgtggaggagcagcagcagtgaTGGCCTAGCAAGAGCCCAGGGTCTCAGCAGTGAAGCCTCCATAGAAAGCAATGAG GACTCTGATCATGCCCGAAAAAGCTCAGTTCGCAAACAAACCAGGAGTTATTTGAAGAATAAAAGTCGTCACAGCAACAGCGATGGTCATTGGCCTTCCAGCACAGGGACTGCTTGCACTCCAGGGTCTGAACCCCAAACTGAGAAGTCCCCTTACTCAGGGCCCCAG GACCTTGCCACACTGCTGGAACAGATCGGGTGTCTGAAGTACCTGCAAGTGTTTGAGGAACAGGATGTAGACCTGCGTATTTTTCTGACTCTCACTGAAAGTGACCTGAAGGAAATTGGCATCAC GTTGTTTGGACCCAAAAGGAAAATGACCTCTGCCATTGCCCGCTGGCACAGCAGTGCCCGCCCACCTAGTGATGCCCTAGAGCTGGCCTATGCTGACCGGCTGGAGGCTGAGATGCAGGAACTTGCCATCCAGCTGCACAAA TGCTGTGAGGAAACAGAGGCTCTGCGTGGCCAGGTATCCCAGGAGCAGGAACTGCGGGCTGTAGTGGAGAGCTGCCTCCTGGAGCAGGATAGTGCCCGAAAGGACATCCATGCCCAGCTGCAGGAGGCCCAAACCCTGGCCCAGGATGCTGCTCTCGTCCTAGACCAGCTGCG GGCATGTCAAGCTGAGCTGTCAGCTCGAGTGAGGCAGCACCACTTTCCCAGTGAAGCTACCCAAAACTCACCCTTTCTCCCAGCAG ATTCCAAAGGCTGGCCTATTCCCCTGCAGGCCTTGAGCCTCCCTGAGTTGTCAGGAGTCCTGGAAGACCATGTCCATGAAATGG GCATTATGCTCTGTAACACAGAGCCTGGAGAAACTACAGATGCTGAATGGGAAGAAATGGCTGGAATCCTAACCATGAAGGACG ATTCTGACGTTGGGTGA
- the Anks3 gene encoding ankyrin repeat and SAM domain-containing protein 3 isoform X4 — translation MKDIQGWTALFHCTSAGHQQMVKFLLESGANANVREPVYGFTPLMEAAASGHEIIVQYFLNHGVKVDTRDHSGATAPMLARQYGHMKIVALMEAHSPLLPKSLYRSPEKYEDLSSSDESWPVPQRQRPCRKKGLSIHEGPRALARITAIGLGGKTPTSYEQLPPRGYVTFTSSDENTMEGEGLCYRDVTSPINERDVESSSSSSREEPTFCASLGPVWRSSSSDGLARAQGLSSEASIESNEDSDHARKSSVRKQTRSYLKNKSRHSNSDGHWPSSTGTACTPGSEPQTEKSPYSGPQDLATLLEQIGCLKYLQVFEEQDVDLRIFLTLTESDLKEIGITLFGPKRKMTSAIARWHSSARPPSDALELAYADRLEAEMQELAIQLHKCCEETEALRGQVSQEQELRAVVESCLLEQDSARKDIHAQLQEAQTLAQDAALVLDQLRACQAELSARVRQHHFPSEATQNSPFLPADSKGWPIPLQALSLPELSGVLEDHVHEMGIMLCNTEPGETTDAEWEEMAGILTMKDDSDVG, via the exons ATGAAAGACATCCAGGGCTGGACCGCACTCTTCCACTGTACCAGTGCCGGCCACCAGCAGATGGTCAAGTTTCTTCTGGAGAGTGGAGCTAATGCCAACGTGAG GGAGCCTGTGTATGGATTCACTCCTTTGATGGAAGCAGCTGCCTCTGGCCATGAGATAATTGTGCAGTATTTTCTGAACCAT GGAGTCAAAGTGGACACGAGAGACCACAGTGGAGCCACAGCCCCGATGCTAGCCAGGCAGTATGGTCACATGAAGATTGTGGCCTTGATGGAAGCTCACTCACCTCTACTGCCGAAGAGCCTCTACCGTAGCCCAG AAAAATATGAAGATCTGAGCTCTTCAGATGAGTCCTGGCCTGTTCCTCAACGCCAGAGGCCCTGTCGAAAGAAGGGCCTCAGTATCCACGAAGGGCCACGTGCCCTGGCCAGGATCACAGCTATTGGACTTGGAGGCAAGACTCCAACCAGCTATG AGCAACTTCCTCCACGGGGCTATGTGACCTTCACCAGCAGTGATGAGAATACCATGGAAGGCGAGGGCCTCTGCTACCGCGATGTCACTTCCCCCATCAATGAACGGGATGtggagagcagcagcagcagcagccggg AGGAACCCACTTTCTGTGCCAGTCTTGGGCCTGTgtggaggagcagcagcagtgaTGGCCTAGCAAGAGCCCAGGGTCTCAGCAGTGAAGCCTCCATAGAAAGCAATGAG GACTCTGATCATGCCCGAAAAAGCTCAGTTCGCAAACAAACCAGGAGTTATTTGAAGAATAAAAGTCGTCACAGCAACAGCGATGGTCATTGGCCTTCCAGCACAGGGACTGCTTGCACTCCAGGGTCTGAACCCCAAACTGAGAAGTCCCCTTACTCAGGGCCCCAG GACCTTGCCACACTGCTGGAACAGATCGGGTGTCTGAAGTACCTGCAAGTGTTTGAGGAACAGGATGTAGACCTGCGTATTTTTCTGACTCTCACTGAAAGTGACCTGAAGGAAATTGGCATCAC GTTGTTTGGACCCAAAAGGAAAATGACCTCTGCCATTGCCCGCTGGCACAGCAGTGCCCGCCCACCTAGTGATGCCCTAGAGCTGGCCTATGCTGACCGGCTGGAGGCTGAGATGCAGGAACTTGCCATCCAGCTGCACAAA TGCTGTGAGGAAACAGAGGCTCTGCGTGGCCAGGTATCCCAGGAGCAGGAACTGCGGGCTGTAGTGGAGAGCTGCCTCCTGGAGCAGGATAGTGCCCGAAAGGACATCCATGCCCAGCTGCAGGAGGCCCAAACCCTGGCCCAGGATGCTGCTCTCGTCCTAGACCAGCTGCG GGCATGTCAAGCTGAGCTGTCAGCTCGAGTGAGGCAGCACCACTTTCCCAGTGAAGCTACCCAAAACTCACCCTTTCTCCCAGCAG ATTCCAAAGGCTGGCCTATTCCCCTGCAGGCCTTGAGCCTCCCTGAGTTGTCAGGAGTCCTGGAAGACCATGTCCATGAAATGG GCATTATGCTCTGTAACACAGAGCCTGGAGAAACTACAGATGCTGAATGGGAAGAAATGGCTGGAATCCTAACCATGAAGGACG ATTCTGACGTTGGGTGA
- the Anks3 gene encoding ankyrin repeat and SAM domain-containing protein 3 isoform X3 yields MYASYIGHDTIVHLLLEAGVSVNVPTPEGQTPLMLASSCGNESIAYFLLQQGAELEMKDIQGWTALFHCTSAGHQQMVKFLLESGANANVREPVYGFTPLMEAAASGHEIIVQYFLNHGVKVDTRDHSGATAPMLARQYGHMKIVALMEAHSPLLPKSLYRSPEKYEDLSSSDESWPVPQRQRPCRKKGLSIHEGPRALARITAIGLGGKTPTSYEQLPPRGYVTFTSSDENTMEGEGLCYRDVTSPINERDVESSSSSSREEPTFCASLGPVWRSSSSDGLARAQGLSSEASIESNEDSDHARKSSVRKQTRSYLKNKSRHSNSDGHWPSSTGTACTPGSEPQTEKSPYSGPQDLATLLEQIGCLKYLQVFEEQDVDLRIFLTLTESDLKEIGITLFGPKRKMTSAIARWHSSARPPSDALELAYADRLEAEMQELAIQLHKCCEETEALRGQVSQEQELRAVVESCLLEQDSARKDIHAQLQEAQTLAQDAALVLDQLRACQAELSARVRQHHFPSEATQNSPFLPADSKGWPIPLQALSLPELSGVLEDHVHEMGIMLCNTEPGETTDAEWEEMAGILTMKDDSDVG; encoded by the exons ATGTATGCCTCCTACATTGGACACGATACCATTGTTCACTTGCTGCTTGAGGCAGGCGTGAGTGTGAATGTGCCAACCCCAGAAGGACAGACTCCACTGATGCTGGCCTCTAGCTGTGGCAACGAGAGCATCGCCTACTTTCTGCTTCAG CAAGGTGCAGAACTTGAGATGAAAGACATCCAGGGCTGGACCGCACTCTTCCACTGTACCAGTGCCGGCCACCAGCAGATGGTCAAGTTTCTTCTGGAGAGTGGAGCTAATGCCAACGTGAG GGAGCCTGTGTATGGATTCACTCCTTTGATGGAAGCAGCTGCCTCTGGCCATGAGATAATTGTGCAGTATTTTCTGAACCAT GGAGTCAAAGTGGACACGAGAGACCACAGTGGAGCCACAGCCCCGATGCTAGCCAGGCAGTATGGTCACATGAAGATTGTGGCCTTGATGGAAGCTCACTCACCTCTACTGCCGAAGAGCCTCTACCGTAGCCCAG AAAAATATGAAGATCTGAGCTCTTCAGATGAGTCCTGGCCTGTTCCTCAACGCCAGAGGCCCTGTCGAAAGAAGGGCCTCAGTATCCACGAAGGGCCACGTGCCCTGGCCAGGATCACAGCTATTGGACTTGGAGGCAAGACTCCAACCAGCTATG AGCAACTTCCTCCACGGGGCTATGTGACCTTCACCAGCAGTGATGAGAATACCATGGAAGGCGAGGGCCTCTGCTACCGCGATGTCACTTCCCCCATCAATGAACGGGATGtggagagcagcagcagcagcagccggg AGGAACCCACTTTCTGTGCCAGTCTTGGGCCTGTgtggaggagcagcagcagtgaTGGCCTAGCAAGAGCCCAGGGTCTCAGCAGTGAAGCCTCCATAGAAAGCAATGAG GACTCTGATCATGCCCGAAAAAGCTCAGTTCGCAAACAAACCAGGAGTTATTTGAAGAATAAAAGTCGTCACAGCAACAGCGATGGTCATTGGCCTTCCAGCACAGGGACTGCTTGCACTCCAGGGTCTGAACCCCAAACTGAGAAGTCCCCTTACTCAGGGCCCCAG GACCTTGCCACACTGCTGGAACAGATCGGGTGTCTGAAGTACCTGCAAGTGTTTGAGGAACAGGATGTAGACCTGCGTATTTTTCTGACTCTCACTGAAAGTGACCTGAAGGAAATTGGCATCAC GTTGTTTGGACCCAAAAGGAAAATGACCTCTGCCATTGCCCGCTGGCACAGCAGTGCCCGCCCACCTAGTGATGCCCTAGAGCTGGCCTATGCTGACCGGCTGGAGGCTGAGATGCAGGAACTTGCCATCCAGCTGCACAAA TGCTGTGAGGAAACAGAGGCTCTGCGTGGCCAGGTATCCCAGGAGCAGGAACTGCGGGCTGTAGTGGAGAGCTGCCTCCTGGAGCAGGATAGTGCCCGAAAGGACATCCATGCCCAGCTGCAGGAGGCCCAAACCCTGGCCCAGGATGCTGCTCTCGTCCTAGACCAGCTGCG GGCATGTCAAGCTGAGCTGTCAGCTCGAGTGAGGCAGCACCACTTTCCCAGTGAAGCTACCCAAAACTCACCCTTTCTCCCAGCAG ATTCCAAAGGCTGGCCTATTCCCCTGCAGGCCTTGAGCCTCCCTGAGTTGTCAGGAGTCCTGGAAGACCATGTCCATGAAATGG GCATTATGCTCTGTAACACAGAGCCTGGAGAAACTACAGATGCTGAATGGGAAGAAATGGCTGGAATCCTAACCATGAAGGACG ATTCTGACGTTGGGTGA
- the Anks3 gene encoding ankyrin repeat and SAM domain-containing protein 3 isoform X2, translating into MSELSDESSEPELLNRSLSMWHGLGAQVSREELDVPLDLHTAASIGQYEVVKECVQRRELDLNKKNGGGWTPLMYASYIGHDTIVHLLLEAGVSVNVPTPEGQTPLMLASSCGNESIAYFLLQQGAELEMKDIQGWTALFHCTSAGHQQMVKFLLESGANANVREPVYGFTPLMEAAASGHEIIVQYFLNHGVKVDTRDHSGATAPMLARQYGHMKIVALMEAHSPLLPKSLYRSPEKYEDLSSSDESWPVPQRQRPCRKKGLSIHEGPRALARITAIGLGGKTPTSYEQLPPRGYVTFTSSDENTMEGEGLCYRDVTSPINERDVESSSSSSREEPTFCASLGPVWRSSSSDGLARAQGLSSEASIESNEDSDHARKSSVRKQTRSYLKNKSRHSNSDGHWPSSTGTACTPGSEPQTEKSPYSGPQDLATLLEQIGCLKYLQVFEEQDVDLRIFLTLTESDLKEIGITLFGPKRKMTSAIARWHSSARPPSDALELAYADRLEAEMQELAIQLHKCCEETEALRGQVSQEQELRAVVESCLLEQDSARKDIHAQLQEAQTLAQDAALVLDQLRACQAELSARVRQHHFPSEATQNSPFLPADSKGWPIPLQALSLPELSGVLEDHVHEMGQALCSVTQSLEKLQMLNGKKWLES; encoded by the exons ATGTCTGAGCTCAGCGATGAATCCAGCGAGCCGGAGCTCCTGAACCGCAGCTTGTCCATGTGGCATGGGCTTGGTGCACAGGTCAGCAGAGAGGAGCTGGATGTCCCCTTGGATCTTCACACAGCTGCCTCCATTGGCCAGTATGAGGTGGTGAAAGAGTGTGTGCAGCG GAGAGAGTTAGATTTGAATAAGAAGAATGGTGGTGGCTGGACCCCGCTGATGTATGCCTCCTACATTGGACACGATACCATTGTTCACTTGCTGCTTGAGGCAGGCGTGAGTGTGAATGTGCCAACCCCAGAAGGACAGACTCCACTGATGCTGGCCTCTAGCTGTGGCAACGAGAGCATCGCCTACTTTCTGCTTCAG CAAGGTGCAGAACTTGAGATGAAAGACATCCAGGGCTGGACCGCACTCTTCCACTGTACCAGTGCCGGCCACCAGCAGATGGTCAAGTTTCTTCTGGAGAGTGGAGCTAATGCCAACGTGAG GGAGCCTGTGTATGGATTCACTCCTTTGATGGAAGCAGCTGCCTCTGGCCATGAGATAATTGTGCAGTATTTTCTGAACCAT GGAGTCAAAGTGGACACGAGAGACCACAGTGGAGCCACAGCCCCGATGCTAGCCAGGCAGTATGGTCACATGAAGATTGTGGCCTTGATGGAAGCTCACTCACCTCTACTGCCGAAGAGCCTCTACCGTAGCCCAG AAAAATATGAAGATCTGAGCTCTTCAGATGAGTCCTGGCCTGTTCCTCAACGCCAGAGGCCCTGTCGAAAGAAGGGCCTCAGTATCCACGAAGGGCCACGTGCCCTGGCCAGGATCACAGCTATTGGACTTGGAGGCAAGACTCCAACCAGCTATG AGCAACTTCCTCCACGGGGCTATGTGACCTTCACCAGCAGTGATGAGAATACCATGGAAGGCGAGGGCCTCTGCTACCGCGATGTCACTTCCCCCATCAATGAACGGGATGtggagagcagcagcagcagcagccggg AGGAACCCACTTTCTGTGCCAGTCTTGGGCCTGTgtggaggagcagcagcagtgaTGGCCTAGCAAGAGCCCAGGGTCTCAGCAGTGAAGCCTCCATAGAAAGCAATGAG GACTCTGATCATGCCCGAAAAAGCTCAGTTCGCAAACAAACCAGGAGTTATTTGAAGAATAAAAGTCGTCACAGCAACAGCGATGGTCATTGGCCTTCCAGCACAGGGACTGCTTGCACTCCAGGGTCTGAACCCCAAACTGAGAAGTCCCCTTACTCAGGGCCCCAG GACCTTGCCACACTGCTGGAACAGATCGGGTGTCTGAAGTACCTGCAAGTGTTTGAGGAACAGGATGTAGACCTGCGTATTTTTCTGACTCTCACTGAAAGTGACCTGAAGGAAATTGGCATCAC GTTGTTTGGACCCAAAAGGAAAATGACCTCTGCCATTGCCCGCTGGCACAGCAGTGCCCGCCCACCTAGTGATGCCCTAGAGCTGGCCTATGCTGACCGGCTGGAGGCTGAGATGCAGGAACTTGCCATCCAGCTGCACAAA TGCTGTGAGGAAACAGAGGCTCTGCGTGGCCAGGTATCCCAGGAGCAGGAACTGCGGGCTGTAGTGGAGAGCTGCCTCCTGGAGCAGGATAGTGCCCGAAAGGACATCCATGCCCAGCTGCAGGAGGCCCAAACCCTGGCCCAGGATGCTGCTCTCGTCCTAGACCAGCTGCG GGCATGTCAAGCTGAGCTGTCAGCTCGAGTGAGGCAGCACCACTTTCCCAGTGAAGCTACCCAAAACTCACCCTTTCTCCCAGCAG ATTCCAAAGGCTGGCCTATTCCCCTGCAGGCCTTGAGCCTCCCTGAGTTGTCAGGAGTCCTGGAAGACCATGTCCATGAAATGG GGCAGGCATTATGCTCTGTAACACAGAGCCTGGAGAAACTACAGATGCTGAATGGGAAGAAATGGCTGGAATCCTAA
- the Anks3 gene encoding ankyrin repeat and SAM domain-containing protein 3 isoform X5 produces the protein MKDIQGWTALFHCTSAGHQQMVKFLLESGANANVREPVYGFTPLMEAAASGHEIIVQYFLNHGVKVDTRDHSGATAPMLARQYGHMKIVALMEAHSPLLPKSLYRSPEKYEDLSSSDESWPVPQRQRPCRKKGLSIHEGPRALARITAIGLGGKTPTSYEQLPPRGYVTFTSSDENTMEGEGLCYRDVTSPINERDVESSSSSSREEPTFCASLGPVWRSSSSDGLARAQGLSSEASIESNEDSDHARKSSVRKQTRSYLKNKSRHSNSDGHWPSSTGTACTPGSEPQTEKSPYSGPQDLATLLEQIGCLKYLQVFEEQDVDLRIFLTLTESDLKEIGITLFGPKRKMTSAIARWHSSARPPSDALELAYADRLEAEMQELAIQLHKCCEETEALRGQVSQEQELRAVVESCLLEQDSARKDIHAQLQEAQTLAQDAALVLDQLRACQAELSARVRQHHFPSEATQNSPFLPADSKGWPIPLQALSLPELSGVLEDHVHEMGQALCSVTQSLEKLQMLNGKKWLES, from the exons ATGAAAGACATCCAGGGCTGGACCGCACTCTTCCACTGTACCAGTGCCGGCCACCAGCAGATGGTCAAGTTTCTTCTGGAGAGTGGAGCTAATGCCAACGTGAG GGAGCCTGTGTATGGATTCACTCCTTTGATGGAAGCAGCTGCCTCTGGCCATGAGATAATTGTGCAGTATTTTCTGAACCAT GGAGTCAAAGTGGACACGAGAGACCACAGTGGAGCCACAGCCCCGATGCTAGCCAGGCAGTATGGTCACATGAAGATTGTGGCCTTGATGGAAGCTCACTCACCTCTACTGCCGAAGAGCCTCTACCGTAGCCCAG AAAAATATGAAGATCTGAGCTCTTCAGATGAGTCCTGGCCTGTTCCTCAACGCCAGAGGCCCTGTCGAAAGAAGGGCCTCAGTATCCACGAAGGGCCACGTGCCCTGGCCAGGATCACAGCTATTGGACTTGGAGGCAAGACTCCAACCAGCTATG AGCAACTTCCTCCACGGGGCTATGTGACCTTCACCAGCAGTGATGAGAATACCATGGAAGGCGAGGGCCTCTGCTACCGCGATGTCACTTCCCCCATCAATGAACGGGATGtggagagcagcagcagcagcagccggg AGGAACCCACTTTCTGTGCCAGTCTTGGGCCTGTgtggaggagcagcagcagtgaTGGCCTAGCAAGAGCCCAGGGTCTCAGCAGTGAAGCCTCCATAGAAAGCAATGAG GACTCTGATCATGCCCGAAAAAGCTCAGTTCGCAAACAAACCAGGAGTTATTTGAAGAATAAAAGTCGTCACAGCAACAGCGATGGTCATTGGCCTTCCAGCACAGGGACTGCTTGCACTCCAGGGTCTGAACCCCAAACTGAGAAGTCCCCTTACTCAGGGCCCCAG GACCTTGCCACACTGCTGGAACAGATCGGGTGTCTGAAGTACCTGCAAGTGTTTGAGGAACAGGATGTAGACCTGCGTATTTTTCTGACTCTCACTGAAAGTGACCTGAAGGAAATTGGCATCAC GTTGTTTGGACCCAAAAGGAAAATGACCTCTGCCATTGCCCGCTGGCACAGCAGTGCCCGCCCACCTAGTGATGCCCTAGAGCTGGCCTATGCTGACCGGCTGGAGGCTGAGATGCAGGAACTTGCCATCCAGCTGCACAAA TGCTGTGAGGAAACAGAGGCTCTGCGTGGCCAGGTATCCCAGGAGCAGGAACTGCGGGCTGTAGTGGAGAGCTGCCTCCTGGAGCAGGATAGTGCCCGAAAGGACATCCATGCCCAGCTGCAGGAGGCCCAAACCCTGGCCCAGGATGCTGCTCTCGTCCTAGACCAGCTGCG GGCATGTCAAGCTGAGCTGTCAGCTCGAGTGAGGCAGCACCACTTTCCCAGTGAAGCTACCCAAAACTCACCCTTTCTCCCAGCAG ATTCCAAAGGCTGGCCTATTCCCCTGCAGGCCTTGAGCCTCCCTGAGTTGTCAGGAGTCCTGGAAGACCATGTCCATGAAATGG GGCAGGCATTATGCTCTGTAACACAGAGCCTGGAGAAACTACAGATGCTGAATGGGAAGAAATGGCTGGAATCCTAA